One Gemmatimonadota bacterium DNA window includes the following coding sequences:
- a CDS encoding DPP IV N-terminal domain-containing protein, with the protein MTKLHDTARRLRCSPGGVGLAVLACLTLVTVPLDAQDRLRSMPGYERFMEMSPQIARSFVTGAIRPTWADDGKSFQYAHAGQAYRFDVMTGTSSVDSDPPTRGFGGRGGRARGRQFVEAESPDGTYKAFYRDRNLFVSRADGTEERAITSDGSAEDRIKYGTASWVYGEELDQVTAMWWSPDASKLAYYRFDEGPVPDFFIEMDQTKLQSSLDVEAYPKAGVDNPVVDLFVYDVAADSATRIDVRDGQPFTDDVVGHYVYRVAWSPDGSEITFNRANRRQNITEFTACSPDTGACRLVVREEWPASWAMNSPAIRFLEEGERFIWTSERNGFRNLYLHSFSGEPLATLTDHDFEVGTVVRVDEDAGVLYYMARSGDNHMKMQLHRVGLDGNGDQRLTDPAFHHAITFSPDGAHFVDVAQTHDEPPTSVLRDMRGRQVAEIATSDVSRFDELGFNRVEMFTFTAEDGVTELHGMLHKPSNFDANQVYPMLVSVYAGPRSNGARETFTMPHPLTEYGFLVVTMDSRSAGGRGKEFLDAIYMKLGVVEVDDQAAGMRSLWDRPYVDRNRVGIFGTSYGGYVSALALLRHPDAFQAASASSPITDWRHYDTIYTERYMWTPQGNTAGYDAGSAMTYAADLKGRLMLYYGTADNNVHTTNTMQLIAALQEAGKSFEVQVGPDRGHSGLNQDRMMEFFIENLVMSPVVF; encoded by the coding sequence ATGACCAAGCTCCACGACACTGCCCGCCGCCTGCGATGCTCGCCTGGCGGAGTCGGCTTGGCTGTGCTGGCATGCCTGACGCTGGTCACGGTTCCGCTCGACGCCCAAGACCGTCTGCGGAGCATGCCCGGGTACGAGCGCTTCATGGAGATGTCTCCTCAGATCGCTCGGTCCTTCGTTACGGGGGCGATCCGGCCGACCTGGGCGGACGACGGGAAGAGTTTCCAGTACGCGCACGCGGGCCAGGCCTATCGGTTCGACGTCATGACCGGCACGTCGTCGGTTGATTCGGACCCGCCGACTCGAGGTTTCGGGGGGCGCGGTGGCCGCGCCCGGGGGCGTCAATTCGTGGAAGCGGAGTCTCCGGACGGCACGTACAAGGCGTTCTACCGCGACCGGAACCTCTTCGTGAGCCGCGCGGACGGTACGGAGGAGCGGGCGATCACGAGCGATGGCAGCGCCGAGGATCGCATCAAGTATGGCACCGCGAGCTGGGTGTACGGTGAGGAGCTCGATCAGGTCACCGCGATGTGGTGGTCACCGGACGCTTCCAAGCTCGCGTACTACCGCTTCGACGAGGGCCCGGTGCCGGACTTTTTCATAGAGATGGATCAGACGAAGCTCCAGAGCTCGCTCGACGTCGAGGCGTACCCCAAGGCCGGCGTCGACAATCCGGTTGTCGACCTCTTCGTCTACGATGTGGCGGCGGACTCGGCCACACGCATCGACGTGCGGGACGGTCAGCCGTTCACGGACGATGTGGTGGGGCATTACGTGTACCGCGTCGCTTGGTCGCCGGACGGCTCGGAGATCACGTTCAACCGGGCGAACCGGCGCCAGAACATCACCGAGTTCACGGCGTGCAGCCCGGACACCGGCGCTTGCCGTCTGGTGGTGCGGGAGGAGTGGCCGGCGAGCTGGGCGATGAACTCTCCCGCGATACGGTTCCTCGAGGAGGGCGAGCGCTTCATCTGGACGTCCGAGCGCAACGGCTTCCGGAACCTGTATCTGCACAGCTTTTCCGGTGAGCCGCTCGCGACGCTCACGGACCACGACTTCGAGGTCGGCACCGTAGTGCGCGTGGACGAAGACGCGGGCGTGCTGTATTACATGGCCCGCAGCGGTGACAACCACATGAAGATGCAGTTGCACCGTGTGGGGCTGGACGGAAACGGCGACCAACGGCTCACGGACCCGGCGTTCCACCACGCGATCACGTTCTCGCCCGACGGCGCGCACTTCGTCGACGTGGCGCAGACGCACGATGAGCCGCCGACTTCGGTGCTGCGCGACATGCGTGGGCGTCAGGTCGCCGAGATCGCGACGAGCGATGTCTCGCGTTTCGACGAGCTGGGCTTCAACCGTGTCGAGATGTTCACCTTCACGGCTGAAGACGGGGTGACCGAGCTCCACGGGATGCTGCACAAGCCGTCGAACTTCGACGCGAACCAGGTTTATCCGATGCTGGTCTCCGTCTACGCGGGCCCGCGCTCGAACGGGGCTCGTGAGACGTTCACCATGCCGCATCCGCTCACCGAGTACGGCTTCCTCGTGGTCACGATGGACTCCCGGAGCGCAGGAGGTCGCGGCAAGGAGTTCCTCGACGCGATCTACATGAAGCTGGGAGTTGTCGAGGTCGACGATCAGGCGGCGGGGATGCGGTCGCTCTGGGACCGCCCGTATGTGGACCGGAACCGCGTGGGCATCTTCGGAACGTCGTACGGAGGGTATGTCTCCGCGCTGGCACTGCTCCGCCACCCGGATGCCTTCCAGGCCGCGTCCGCGTCTTCGCCGATCACCGACTGGCGGCACTACGACACGATCTATACCGAGCGGTACATGTGGACGCCGCAGGGCAACACGGCGGGGTATGACGCCGGCTCGGCGATGACCTACGCCGCGGATCTGAAGGGGCGTCTGATGCTCTACTACGGAACCGCGGACAACAACGTGCACACGACGAACACCATGCAACTCATCGCGGCGCTTCAGGAGGCCGGGAAGAGCTTC
- a CDS encoding glycosyltransferase encodes MRVAIVHDWLTGMRGGELVLEALLELFPEAELFTLLHERGSVSEVIESRPIHTSAIDRMPGSHRGYRFFLPLFPWAIERMDLSGFHLVISSSHCAAKGARAPSGVPHICYCHTPMRYLWDQYDAYFAAGRAALPVRVAMAAVAQPLRRWDARSAAYVDHFVANSTHVKDRVGRFYGRDAVVVHPPVNTERFAPRPGPRDGFYLTLGALVPYKRLDVAVAAFNEMGKPLVVVGGGIDQDRLSALAGPTVQVRGPVADEEVVDLLARCRALVLPGVEDFGIGVVEALASGAPVVALGEGGVLDSVTNATNGSGPAEGTGVFFSTPCVGDLVAAVRRFEQLEFDSDDVAASARGFGKARFIAEMRAEVDRVLGAWPRRVDGTPRAPVLGAAMSRGGTL; translated from the coding sequence GTGAGGGTCGCGATCGTGCACGACTGGCTCACCGGCATGCGGGGCGGCGAGCTGGTGCTCGAGGCTCTTCTGGAGCTGTTCCCCGAGGCGGAGCTCTTTACGCTGCTGCACGAGCGCGGATCGGTCTCCGAGGTCATCGAGTCACGGCCCATTCATACGTCGGCGATCGACCGGATGCCGGGGAGCCACCGGGGGTACCGGTTCTTCTTGCCGCTCTTTCCGTGGGCGATCGAACGAATGGACCTGAGCGGCTTCCACCTCGTCATCTCGAGTAGCCATTGCGCGGCCAAGGGGGCGCGGGCTCCGAGCGGTGTGCCCCATATCTGCTACTGCCACACCCCGATGCGGTACTTGTGGGACCAGTACGACGCGTACTTCGCGGCGGGGCGCGCAGCGCTGCCGGTGCGTGTGGCGATGGCGGCAGTCGCTCAGCCACTGCGGCGGTGGGACGCGCGCAGCGCCGCGTACGTCGATCACTTCGTGGCGAACTCTACGCACGTCAAGGATCGCGTGGGTCGCTTCTACGGCCGCGACGCGGTCGTCGTGCATCCGCCCGTGAACACGGAACGGTTCGCACCGCGTCCTGGGCCTCGCGACGGCTTCTACCTGACGCTCGGCGCTCTGGTGCCGTACAAGCGCCTCGACGTCGCCGTGGCAGCATTCAACGAGATGGGCAAGCCGCTCGTGGTCGTGGGAGGTGGCATCGACCAAGACCGCCTCAGCGCGCTCGCAGGACCCACGGTGCAGGTGCGTGGTCCGGTGGCTGACGAAGAAGTGGTCGACTTGCTCGCACGGTGTCGTGCGCTCGTGCTCCCCGGTGTGGAGGACTTCGGGATCGGGGTCGTCGAGGCACTGGCGTCCGGCGCCCCGGTCGTCGCGCTCGGCGAAGGGGGGGTTCTGGACTCGGTCACCAACGCGACGAACGGTTCCGGCCCGGCGGAGGGGACCGGTGTCTTCTTCTCCACCCCGTGCGTCGGGGACCTCGTGGCCGCGGTTCGTCGATTCGAGCAGCTCGAATTCGATTCCGACGACGTGGCCGCCTCCGCCCGGGGTTTCGGGAAGGCCCGGTTCATCGCTGAGATGCGGGCAGAGGTAGACCGTGTCCTGGGTGCGTGGCCCCGCCGTGTGGACGGCACGCCGCGAGCCCCCGTCCTCGGAGCCGCGATGTCCCGGGGAGGCACACTTTGA
- a CDS encoding glycosyltransferase family 4 protein — MRLGINGRFLCARPTGVQRFAYEVTTRLCERRDTTVLVPSNHTGAGVTGARLKRGRLGGVFWEQLELPGAARRAGVDVLLHLANACPRFGGPHVQLLHDLTPLTRPEDFRAVYRLWVRWAHVAPARSAAALLTVSEHARSEIARATGISPDRMRIVRQGAGPLDTPADAETVVAVRARHRIPERYFLAMGVGDRRKGLDFLRDVYSRWSVERGRDVALVVVGDSYERVHRDVPDHSALLALGHVPDEDLRALYTGSLAFLFPSVEEGFGRSPLEALACGTRVVVAPYPAAAEVLGDGADLVRREIDDWVRALDAICAEPSQRRSERIARGREWAADFTWEQATEEILSVCVAVAEARVPNVGTNP, encoded by the coding sequence GTGAGGCTCGGTATCAACGGCCGGTTCCTGTGCGCTCGACCCACGGGCGTCCAGCGCTTCGCGTACGAGGTGACCACCCGGCTATGCGAACGGAGAGACACCACGGTTCTGGTGCCGTCGAACCACACAGGAGCGGGTGTCACGGGCGCGCGCCTGAAACGAGGCCGTCTCGGTGGCGTATTTTGGGAGCAGCTCGAGCTCCCGGGAGCGGCGAGGCGCGCCGGCGTCGATGTGCTGCTACATCTGGCGAACGCGTGCCCACGCTTCGGTGGGCCGCACGTCCAGCTTCTTCACGATCTGACCCCACTCACCCGACCGGAGGACTTCCGTGCCGTGTACCGTCTCTGGGTTCGCTGGGCGCATGTTGCGCCGGCTCGCTCCGCCGCGGCCCTGCTGACGGTTTCCGAGCATGCGCGGTCGGAGATCGCGCGAGCGACGGGCATCTCGCCCGACCGCATGCGAATCGTTCGTCAGGGTGCAGGTCCTCTAGACACACCGGCCGACGCTGAAACTGTCGTCGCGGTGCGAGCGCGCCATCGGATACCTGAGCGCTATTTCCTGGCGATGGGCGTTGGGGACCGTCGCAAGGGCTTGGACTTCCTACGCGACGTGTATTCGCGCTGGTCCGTCGAGCGTGGTCGCGACGTCGCGCTGGTCGTAGTAGGCGACTCGTACGAGCGAGTCCACCGCGACGTCCCGGACCACTCCGCGCTTCTAGCGCTCGGCCACGTGCCGGACGAGGATTTGCGGGCCCTCTACACGGGGTCGCTCGCGTTCCTGTTCCCATCCGTCGAGGAGGGATTTGGCCGGTCGCCGCTCGAGGCTCTCGCATGCGGGACGAGAGTCGTCGTTGCACCGTACCCTGCGGCGGCGGAGGTGCTGGGCGATGGGGCGGATCTGGTCCGCCGTGAGATCGACGATTGGGTCCGAGCGCTGGACGCGATTTGCGCCGAGCCGTCGCAGCGCAGGTCCGAGCGCATCGCACGTGGCCGCGAGTGGGCGGCGGACTTCACTTGGGAGCAGGCGACCGAGGAGATCCTCAGCGTGTGTGTGGCGGTTGCCGAGGCGCGGGTGCCCAACGTGGGGACGAACCCGTGA
- a CDS encoding SRPBCC family protein, translating into MATVRYSDSILIQRPVADVFAYMDDVSREHEWQPKLRGAEQEPPGAAAVGTRRHYVSEFLGRSVKNSYEVKAYEPNQRVVLESMPGSTVSAANEILWTSEGTGTRVTMSVEGKPTGVLRFVPGAVLEAAFREQMKESLSLLKQRLESGC; encoded by the coding sequence ATGGCGACCGTACGATACAGCGATAGCATCCTGATTCAACGTCCGGTTGCGGACGTTTTCGCCTACATGGACGACGTCAGCCGCGAGCACGAGTGGCAGCCGAAGCTTCGAGGCGCGGAACAGGAGCCTCCGGGGGCCGCCGCGGTAGGCACGCGGCGCCACTATGTGAGCGAGTTCCTGGGGCGGTCGGTGAAGAACAGCTACGAGGTGAAGGCGTACGAGCCGAACCAGCGCGTGGTACTCGAGTCGATGCCCGGCTCGACGGTCTCCGCGGCCAACGAGATTCTTTGGACAAGCGAGGGCACCGGCACGCGCGTCACGATGTCGGTCGAGGGCAAGCCGACGGGCGTGCTGCGCTTCGTGCCGGGCGCCGTGCTCGAGGCCGCGTTTCGCGAACAGATGAAGGAATCCCTGTCGCTGCTGAAGCAGCGCTTGGAGAGCGGCTGCTAG
- a CDS encoding ATP-binding cassette domain-containing protein — MKKQRLSPRSIARFLGRLTPRVRPYLTSLIAASVILVVSTAIALAFPLIVRELLDAAFLEGSGELLNLIAIGLLALFALQAVLNFAQSYLTASVAERVIADLRNDLFAHLLRQPPGFFSLRRVGELSSRIASDAALIQNVLRFGIPELARQGIFLVGALALVTATNPRLTLVTLTAIPIAAGVGWFFGRRVRHLSTGIQDHLASAVARAEQAFTQIRTVQAFTREAWERDRFGVEIGRTRDEGLKRAVARAALTGAVTFAAFGAIVVVLWEGGRLVLAGELSPGTLVAFLLYAVTISGAITSLAGFYGNLNEAAGAARHIFELLDDEPILVDPPEPIAFAAPVRGTIAYRDVHFRYGPDLPYVLRGIDLEIEEGETVALVGSSGAGKSTLASLLPRFFDVEHGSVSIDGVDVRAVRLEDLRSVIGIVPQEPMLFAGTVRENLLYGDFDATEADLDEVAAAAHADIFIRDLPDAYDQLIGERGVTLSAGQRQRLAIARVMLRRPRILILDEASSSLDAESERLVQDALDRLMSHCTTLVIAHRLSTVIRADRIVVLDEGVISAVGSHANLLEHDAVYQRLYRRQFEDALATTTATHVP; from the coding sequence TTGAAGAAGCAGCGCCTCAGCCCGCGCAGCATCGCCCGGTTCCTCGGCCGGCTGACCCCAAGGGTGAGACCGTATCTCACGTCGCTCATCGCGGCGAGCGTGATCCTCGTGGTCAGCACGGCGATCGCTCTCGCTTTCCCGCTCATCGTGCGCGAGCTGCTCGACGCGGCGTTCCTGGAGGGGAGCGGCGAGCTGCTCAACCTCATCGCCATCGGGCTACTGGCGCTGTTCGCGCTCCAGGCGGTGCTGAACTTCGCGCAGAGCTATCTCACCGCCTCCGTGGCCGAGCGCGTGATCGCGGATCTGCGCAACGACCTGTTCGCGCACCTGCTTCGTCAGCCGCCGGGCTTCTTTTCGCTGCGCCGGGTGGGGGAGCTCAGCTCGCGCATCGCTTCGGACGCGGCGTTGATCCAGAACGTCTTGCGGTTCGGGATCCCGGAGTTGGCGCGGCAGGGGATCTTCCTGGTGGGCGCGCTCGCTCTCGTGACCGCCACGAACCCGAGGCTGACCCTGGTCACGCTCACGGCGATTCCCATAGCCGCGGGCGTAGGCTGGTTCTTCGGCCGCCGCGTTCGCCATCTCAGCACCGGCATCCAGGATCATCTCGCCTCGGCGGTGGCCCGGGCCGAGCAGGCGTTCACCCAGATCCGCACGGTGCAGGCGTTCACCCGGGAGGCGTGGGAGAGGGATCGCTTCGGCGTGGAGATCGGCCGCACCAGGGACGAGGGTCTCAAGCGGGCGGTCGCTAGGGCGGCGCTCACGGGCGCGGTGACGTTCGCGGCCTTCGGCGCGATCGTGGTGGTCCTGTGGGAGGGCGGACGTCTGGTTCTCGCGGGCGAGCTGAGCCCGGGCACGCTCGTGGCATTCCTGCTCTACGCGGTGACGATCTCGGGCGCGATCACTTCCCTCGCCGGCTTCTACGGGAACCTCAACGAGGCGGCGGGTGCCGCGCGCCACATCTTCGAGCTCCTGGACGACGAACCGATTCTCGTCGATCCGCCCGAGCCGATCGCGTTCGCTGCGCCGGTGCGAGGGACCATCGCCTACCGGGACGTCCACTTCCGGTACGGCCCCGATCTGCCCTACGTGCTGCGGGGGATCGACCTCGAGATCGAGGAGGGGGAGACAGTCGCGCTCGTGGGTAGCTCTGGGGCCGGCAAGAGTACGCTCGCGTCGTTGCTACCCCGCTTCTTCGACGTGGAGCACGGCAGCGTCAGCATCGACGGGGTCGACGTGCGCGCGGTGCGCCTGGAAGATCTGCGCTCGGTGATCGGCATTGTTCCACAGGAGCCGATGCTCTTCGCGGGCACGGTCCGGGAGAACCTGCTGTACGGGGACTTCGACGCGACGGAAGCGGATCTCGACGAGGTCGCCGCAGCCGCGCACGCGGACATCTTCATCCGAGACCTTCCGGACGCGTACGATCAGCTGATCGGGGAGCGAGGCGTGACGCTGAGCGCCGGACAACGTCAGCGGCTCGCGATCGCGCGCGTGATGCTCAGACGGCCTCGCATCCTCATCCTCGACGAGGCCTCCAGCTCCCTGGACGCGGAGTCGGAGCGGCTGGTACAGGACGCGCTCGACCGGCTCATGAGCCACTGTACCACGCTTGTGATCGCGCATCGCCTTTCCACGGTGATTCGCGCGGACCGCATCGTCGTGCTCGACGAAGGGGTCATCTCAGCCGTCGGGTCGCACGCCAACCTGCTCGAGCACGACGCCGTGTATCAGCGACTGTACCGCCGACAGTTCGAGGACGCTCTGGCGACGACGACGGCGACGCACGTGCCCTAG